GATGGTGCCGACGATGGCCCCCAGAAACACGATCATCAGCGGCTCGATGGCGGCGGTCAGGCTCTCGACGGCCTCGTCCACCTCGCGGTCGTAGAAGTCGCCGACCTTGCCGAGCATGCTGTCGAGGGCACCCGTCTCCTCACCGATGGCGACCATGCTGACCACCATAGGCGGAAAGACCTTGCTGGTCGCGAGGCTGGCGCTCATCGGGTCGCCCACCATCACGACGTTCTTGGCGTTCTCGATGGTGTCCTCGACAATGGCGTTGTTGGCGGTGCCCTTGGTGATTTCCAGGCTCTCGATGATGTTCACGCCGCTGCTGATCAGCAGGCCGAAGGTGCGGGCAAAGGAACTGATCGCACTTTTCTGGAGCAGGTTGCCGAACACCGGAAGCCGCAGCTTGAGGTCGTCGATCACGTGGCGGCCCTTCGGGGTCTTGTAGGCCCAGCGGTAGGCAAAGACCAGCGCGGCGATAAAGACAAAAATCAGCAGTCCCGCGTGGCGCAGGAAATCCGAAACCGCCATCAGCATCTTGGTAATCAAGGGCAGCGGCGCGTCCAGTTGGGCCAGAATGCCCGCGAACTGCGGCACGATGGTGGTGAGCAGGAAGTACGTGATGCCGATGGCGAACACCAGCACCATCACCGGATAGGTCAGCGCGCTCTTGAGCTTGCCGCGCAGCGCGAGTTCCTTTTCCTGAAAGGCCGCGATGCGGTCCAGGATGCTGTCCAGCGTGCCGCTCGTCTCACCGGCACGCACCAGGTTGATGTACAGCCGGTTGAAGACCTTGGGGTGCTTGACCAGCGCCTCGCTGAGGGGCGTGCCGCTCTCCACGTCGCCCCGGATACTCTTGATGATGGCCTGGAAAGTCTTGTTCTCGATCTGGCGTTGCAGGATCGCCAGCGACTGCACCAGCGGCACGCCCGCGTTGATCAGGGTGGCGAGCTGCTTGCTGAAGACCGCCACCTGCTTCAGGCCGGGGGGCCGGTCGGACAGGCCGGGAATCTTCACGTCGGCATTCAGGCCAGTCTTGGGCGGCTTGATCTCGACGATCAGCAGGTTCTTGGCCCGCAGAGCGTCGCGCACCTGGGCCGTGCTCTCGGCCTCCATCTGGGCCTTCAGGACCTTCCCGGAGCGGTCCCGGACGCGGTATTCGTAGACCGGCATAGCCGCGAGTATAGTTCGGGGCGTCTTGCGTTCCCCTTACAGGGGGAGCAGTGCGGCAGCAGGCAGGTGAACAGGGGATGAAGCGAGATTTAGAGAACGCAGGAGAGGTCGGGCAGGCCCTCGCCCAGGCTGTGCGGGTGCTGGAAGGGGGGGGCGTGCTCGGCTACCCGACGGAAACGGTCTGGGGCCTGGCCGCCCGCCCGGAAGCCGTCGCCGCCCTGTACGCCCTCAAGGGCCGCGAGGCGGACAAGCCCGTGCAGGTGTCCTGCCAGGACGCGGCCACCGCACGCAGGCTGACGCGGGGTGGTCCTGCCTTCGAGGCCCTCGCGGCGCTGTGGCCCGGTCCGCTGACGCTGGTGCTGCCCGCCAGCGCCGCCTGTCCGCCCGACCTCGCGCCGGGCGGGTGGGTGGGGCTGCGGGTGCCGGATCATCCGGTGGCGCTGGCGCTGCTGCGGGCCAGCGGCGGTCTGCTCGCCACGACCAGCCTCAACCCCAGCGGCCAGCCG
The nucleotide sequence above comes from Deinococcus carri. Encoded proteins:
- a CDS encoding L-threonylcarbamoyladenylate synthase: MKRDLENAGEVGQALAQAVRVLEGGGVLGYPTETVWGLAARPEAVAALYALKGREADKPVQVSCQDAATARRLTRGGPAFEALAALWPGPLTLVLPASAACPPDLAPGGWVGLRVPDHPVALALLRASGGLLATTSLNPSGQPAARTWAEARAYGLTPLLLPDGGLPARGLASTVVRVVEGEVEVLREGALPAGQVRERLRTRPGAGT
- a CDS encoding type II secretion system F family protein; the encoded protein is MPVYEYRVRDRSGKVLKAQMEAESTAQVRDALRAKNLLIVEIKPPKTGLNADVKIPGLSDRPPGLKQVAVFSKQLATLINAGVPLVQSLAILQRQIENKTFQAIIKSIRGDVESGTPLSEALVKHPKVFNRLYINLVRAGETSGTLDSILDRIAAFQEKELALRGKLKSALTYPVMVLVFAIGITYFLLTTIVPQFAGILAQLDAPLPLITKMLMAVSDFLRHAGLLIFVFIAALVFAYRWAYKTPKGRHVIDDLKLRLPVFGNLLQKSAISSFARTFGLLISSGVNIIESLEITKGTANNAIVEDTIENAKNVVMVGDPMSASLATSKVFPPMVVSMVAIGEETGALDSMLGKVGDFYDREVDEAVESLTAAIEPLMIVFLGAIVGTIVAGMFLPMFSIIGQLSK